The Streptomyces sp. GSL17-111 region AAGGCACCGAGTACGGGCGGCACATGAAGGCGATCGGGCAGCCACTGTCCGGTCGCGCCGACCAGCTCGACGTCGTCGGCATGGTGATCGTCACCGCCGACACCGTCGCGGAACTGCACGACGCGGCCCTGGCCGTCCGCCGGAACACCCTCTTCGACGGCCGGCCGCTGGGCGACAACCCCAACAACCAGCTCCTGTTCCCCAGATTCCACCACTCCGCAACCCTTGCCTAGGAGTCGAACATGACGGTTACCGAGTCCGGTGCACCAGCGCTGACCCGCGAGATGCAGGAAGTCGACGCCCGTTACGAGGAGCACTTCGCCACCCGCTTCACCGGGGAGGCCCTCGGCGGGTTGCAGGAGCGGTTCCGCGCCGAACACATCGTCCCCATCCGCGGGTTCTGTCCGCCGGACCTGCTGGCCGAGCTCCAGCGGGAGGCGTTCGGGATCATGGACGAGCACGGTGTCGACCGCAAGTTCTCCTTCGAGATCACCGACGGCACCCCGCGTCAGATGACCACGGTCGGCCAGCCCGTCATCAAGGACCACGGCCCCCTCATCCACGCCACGTACTTCTCCCCGGCCGTCAAGAGCCTGCTCGGCTCGGTCGTCGGCGAGAACGTGTACACGTGCCCCTACGCCGGTGAGCACTACGTCATCAGCCGGCTCGGCAAGAACGGGGACACGCACGGCTGGCACTGGGACGACTACACCTACGGGTTCATCCTCGTCCTCCAGGCCCCCGGCTACCGGGACGGTGGCTTCGTCCAGGCCGTCCCGCACACCTCCTGGGACAAGAAGAACCCCGACGTGCACGGGGCGCTGCTCAAGAGCCAGGTGCGCTCCTACCACCTGGAGGCGGGCGACGCGTACGTCGTCAAGACGGACACCACCATGCACCGCGTCTACCCGATCCGGGGCGAGACGAGCCGCACGATCGTCAACATGACGCTCGCCAGCGGCGCCGACCTGACGCGCGAGATCACCCACGAGACCAACGACGCGCTGTTCGGAGGCGACGGTGCCTGAGTCACGACAGCAGCAGAGCCCGGCGCGCAGAGGCCCGGAGCGCGACGCCCAGGACGCGGCGGCCGCCGAGCGTGAGCCGTCCCGGCGGGAGACGCCTCCGCGCGAGACCATGCGGTCCCTGCCCGGCTTCGTCCAGCCCTACCTCACCTGGATCACCGGCGTGCCGCTGGAGGGCGGCAAGCAGCTGATCCCCTGGAGCCCGGTGAAGGCGGGCCTGCTGGGCCTGGTCCAGATGGCGGGCGGCATCGCGCTCGGCGCGTTCGCGCTGCACCCCTTCACCGCCTGGTCCATACCCCTGCTCGTGCTGGGCTGGCTGTTCACCAGCGGTGGCATGCGCCGGCTTGACGTGGTGGTCGTCCACCAGACGCTGCACCGCATGTTCGCCAAGTCCGCGCGCGTGAACCGGGTGGTGGGCGAGATCATCACCACCGCGTTCTGGCGCACCCCGTACGACAAGAACCGCGAGGAGCACCTGGCCCACCACGCCTACCCGTGCTCCATGAAGGACAGCGACACGCTGTACCTGCTCAACACCGGCATGCGGCCGGGGATGACGCGCTCGCAGTTCCGCCGCTACCTGTGGAAGGCGCTGGTCTCGCCCCGCCACCACCTGCTGGGCTTCTTCGGCCGGGTGAAGGGCAACTTCATCGGTGTCAAGCCGCGCTACCGGCTGTGGATGTCGCTCGGCTACGCCGCCGCCACCGCGACGTTCCTCGCCCTCACCGGCTGGTGGGTGGAGTGGCTCGTCCTGTGGGTCGTCCCCGTCTCCGTGGTCTTCCAGAACTGCACGTTCCTCTACACCATGACCGAGCACCGCTGGTGGCTGTTCGGCAACCAGGAGCGTCTCAGCCGCGACAAGCGCGATCTGCTCACCTTCGGCCGCTTCTGCGGCGAGCCGGTGCCGGACGCCTCGCTGACCGGTCTGCGCAGGGCCGGGGCCTGGTCCCGGTGGACGTTCCGGATGCTCGTCGTGCACTCGTCGTACCGGATGTTCGTCCTGGTCGGCGACACGGTGCAGCACGACCTGCACCACGTCATGCCCGCCTGCGACTGGGCCAACTCGCCCTGGATCAGGGCGGACGACCAGGGCAACCGGCCGGAGCGCTACACCGAGGTGTGGGGGTCGCTCGCCGACCACCTGCGCGCGGCCGGCCAGGTCGACGACGCCCGTACCGGGCTGCCGGAGGACACCGAGCCGACACCGTGGAAGGAGTCCGTGCCCGTCCTGACGGGCGTGGTCCCCGGCGGCGGCGACAGCACGAGCGCGGGGGAGACGCGGTGACTGACGTACTGGTCGTCGACGGCACGGGGCGCGGACACGCGATCTGCGACCTCTTCGTGCGGACGGACCCCGACACGACCGTCTACTACGGCCCCGGGTGCGACGCCCTGGTGGCCGAGCGCATCGTGCCGGTGCCCTCGGTCCGGCTCGACGCGCCGGAGAGCGCCCTCGCGTTCCTGGCGGACCACCCGGTGGACTTCGTCTTCGTCTCCAACATCGACGCGCTGTCCCTCGGGTACGCGGACGTGCTCGCCGCGCACGGCCACCGGGTGATCGGCCCCTCGAAGGAGGCCGCCCGGCTGGAGGCCAGCAAGGAGCGGGGCAAGCGGTTCTGCGACGACCACGGGCTGCCCACCGCGCGGTACGCGGCGTTCACCGACCCAGCCGCCGCCCGCGCGTACGTCCGCGCCCTGCCGTACGCCTGCGTCGTGAAGACCGACGGGCTGACGCCGGACGGCGACGGCTCCGTGGTGTGCGACACGGCCGCCGAGGCCGAGGTGGCGCTCGACGCGTTCGCCACGGCGCAGGGCGAGGCGTTCCAGGTGGTGGTGGAGGAGCGCCTGTACGGGCGCGAGATCTCCGTCTTCGCCCTGCTGGACGGCAGCGACTACCTGCTCTTCCCCACCGCGCTGGACTTCAAGCGCACCCTGGAGCGGGACGCCGGCAAGAACTGCGACGGGATGGGCTCCATCGCCCCGCACCCGCAGGCGTCCCCGCTGCTGATGGAGGAGATCCGGCGGACGCTCGTGGACCCCCTGGTCCGGGGCCTGCGGGCGGAGCGGCTCACCTATTCGGGGTTCGTCTACATCGGCGCGATGATCACCAGCACGGGGCTGCGGGTGATCGAGATCAACACCCGGTTCGGCGACTCGGAGGCCGAGGCCGTCCTGCCGGGCGTGCACAGCAACTTCACCCGGCTGTGCCGCGCGGTGCTCGACCAGGACGTCGCCTCGCACCCGCTCGTCACCGACGGGCTGGTGCGGTGCAGCGTCGCCCTGACCCAGGGCTGCCTGGACCTCGCCGACCCGGCGACGGCGCCCGGCTGGCCGTTCGGCGCGTTCGAGACGGGCCAGCCCGTCATTGAGCACACGACGGACGCGCCGGACGCCAGCCAGGTGTTCTACGCGAACGTCCGGGCCGCCGAGGGTGGTTCCACGGTCTCCAGCGGTGGCCGGGTGCTGCACGTCGTGGGCACGGGGATCACCCTCGCCGACGCCCGGAGCGCCGCCTACGCACGCGTCGGGCGGATCTCGTTCCCGGGCATGCGGTACCGCTCCGACATCGGAGCCGTCTTCGAGACGGCGGCGCCCGCCCCCGACGCCACCGGCGCGCGCGGGGAACTGGCCGTCGCGGACAGCGGAAGGTGAGGGCACATGACCACTGACACCGTCACACCGACGCTGTTCGAGACCACCGAGTCGGCCGTCCGTTCCTACTCCCGGTCCTTCCCGGGCGTCTTCACCAGCGCCAAGGGCGACCTGCTGTTCACCGAGTCGGGGGAGCGGTACATCGACTTCCTCTCCGGCGCGGGCACGCTGAACTACGGCCACAGCCCCGACTGCGTCAAGCAGGAGCTGATCGACTACCTGGACCGCGACGGGCTGATGCACGGCCTGGACCTGTCCACGACGGCCAAGGCCGACTTCCTCGACGCGCTGCGCACCTTCGTCCTCCAGCCGCGCGGGCTGGACTACCGGGTGCAGTTCACCTCGCCCTCGGGCACCAACGCGGTCGAGGCGGCGCTGAAGCTGGCCCGGCTGGTCACCGGCCGGACCACCGTGGTCGCGTTCAGCGGCGGCTTCCACGGCGTCAGCGCGGGCTCGCTCGCGGCGACGGCCTCCGGCTACTTCCGGCAGGGGCTGCACGCCACGCTCTCGCACGTCACGCACGTGCCCTACCCGGACTCCCCGCTCGGGGAGTTCGACAGCCTCGGCCTGCTGCGCCGGATGGTCGAGGACCCGAGCTCGGGCGTCGAGAAGCCGGCGGCCGTGGTGCTGGAGACCGTCCAGGGCGAGGGCGGCGTGTGGGTGGCGCCCGTCGCGTTCCTCCAGGGGCTGCGGGAGCTGTGCGACGAGCACGGCATCCTGCTCGTCGTCGACGACATCCAGGCGGGCTGCGGCCGGACGGGGACGTTCTTCTCCTTCGAACGGGCGGGCATCGTCCCCGACCTCGTCACCCTGTCCAAGTCGCTCGGCGGGTACGGGCTGCCGCTGGCGGTGCTCCTCCTCAAGCCCGAGCTGGACATCTGGCAGCCCGGCCAGCACAACGGCACCTTCCGGGGCAACCAGCTCGCCTTCGTCGCGGCGAGCGCGGCCCTGCGGCACTTCTGGGGCGACGACGCGTTCAGCCGCCAGGTGCGGACGAAGGGCGAACTCGTCACCGAACTGCTCATGCGCCGCGTGGCCGGGCCCCTCGGCGTCCACGTGCGCGGCCTCGGGCTCATGCAGGCCGTGGACGTCGGCGGG contains the following coding sequences:
- a CDS encoding HalD/BesD family halogenase; translation: MTVTESGAPALTREMQEVDARYEEHFATRFTGEALGGLQERFRAEHIVPIRGFCPPDLLAELQREAFGIMDEHGVDRKFSFEITDGTPRQMTTVGQPVIKDHGPLIHATYFSPAVKSLLGSVVGENVYTCPYAGEHYVISRLGKNGDTHGWHWDDYTYGFILVLQAPGYRDGGFVQAVPHTSWDKKNPDVHGALLKSQVRSYHLEAGDAYVVKTDTTMHRVYPIRGETSRTIVNMTLASGADLTREITHETNDALFGGDGA
- a CDS encoding fatty acid desaturase, which encodes MPESRQQQSPARRGPERDAQDAAAAEREPSRRETPPRETMRSLPGFVQPYLTWITGVPLEGGKQLIPWSPVKAGLLGLVQMAGGIALGAFALHPFTAWSIPLLVLGWLFTSGGMRRLDVVVVHQTLHRMFAKSARVNRVVGEIITTAFWRTPYDKNREEHLAHHAYPCSMKDSDTLYLLNTGMRPGMTRSQFRRYLWKALVSPRHHLLGFFGRVKGNFIGVKPRYRLWMSLGYAAATATFLALTGWWVEWLVLWVVPVSVVFQNCTFLYTMTEHRWWLFGNQERLSRDKRDLLTFGRFCGEPVPDASLTGLRRAGAWSRWTFRMLVVHSSYRMFVLVGDTVQHDLHHVMPACDWANSPWIRADDQGNRPERYTEVWGSLADHLRAAGQVDDARTGLPEDTEPTPWKESVPVLTGVVPGGGDSTSAGETR
- the purD gene encoding phosphoribosylamine--glycine ligase — translated: MTDVLVVDGTGRGHAICDLFVRTDPDTTVYYGPGCDALVAERIVPVPSVRLDAPESALAFLADHPVDFVFVSNIDALSLGYADVLAAHGHRVIGPSKEAARLEASKERGKRFCDDHGLPTARYAAFTDPAAARAYVRALPYACVVKTDGLTPDGDGSVVCDTAAEAEVALDAFATAQGEAFQVVVEERLYGREISVFALLDGSDYLLFPTALDFKRTLERDAGKNCDGMGSIAPHPQASPLLMEEIRRTLVDPLVRGLRAERLTYSGFVYIGAMITSTGLRVIEINTRFGDSEAEAVLPGVHSNFTRLCRAVLDQDVASHPLVTDGLVRCSVALTQGCLDLADPATAPGWPFGAFETGQPVIEHTTDAPDASQVFYANVRAAEGGSTVSSGGRVLHVVGTGITLADARSAAYARVGRISFPGMRYRSDIGAVFETAAPAPDATGARGELAVADSGR
- the ectB gene encoding diaminobutyrate--2-oxoglutarate transaminase; protein product: MTTDTVTPTLFETTESAVRSYSRSFPGVFTSAKGDLLFTESGERYIDFLSGAGTLNYGHSPDCVKQELIDYLDRDGLMHGLDLSTTAKADFLDALRTFVLQPRGLDYRVQFTSPSGTNAVEAALKLARLVTGRTTVVAFSGGFHGVSAGSLAATASGYFRQGLHATLSHVTHVPYPDSPLGEFDSLGLLRRMVEDPSSGVEKPAAVVLETVQGEGGVWVAPVAFLQGLRELCDEHGILLVVDDIQAGCGRTGTFFSFERAGIVPDLVTLSKSLGGYGLPLAVLLLKPELDIWQPGQHNGTFRGNQLAFVAASAALRHFWGDDAFSRQVRTKGELVTELLMRRVAGPLGVHVRGLGLMQAVDVGGVPGLDAAEVSRRCFAKGLVIETCGRRDEVLKILPPLTVSQVNLSAGLTILIDTLTELYRDHATPGSAEAAAPYELTTNGVPAG